The following DNA comes from Tistrella bauzanensis.
GATCCTGAACGACAATTCCTATGGCATGATCCGCTGGAAGCAGGCCGATATGGGCTTCAGGGATTTCGGTCTCAGCTATGGCAACCCGGATTTCGTCGCCTATGCCCAGGCCTATGGCGCCCATGGCCACCGGGTGACCGATGCGGCCGGCCTGCCCGATCTGCTGCGAACCTGCCTGGAGGCGCCGGGCGTTCATGTCATCGACTGCACGATCGATTATTCCGACAACGACCGCATCCTGAACCGCGAGTTGAAGACGCTCAGCGCCGCCATCTGACCCGCGCACGATATCGCCCCCCCCGGAACCCCGCCGCTGTGCCGCTTGCCGACCTTGCCGACAATCGCCTGATGCGCCGTCTCCACCGCCTTGTCGGTGCCGGCGGCCAGCATCTGGTGCCGCCACTGATGGCACTGGTCGCCAGCGTGCTGGTGGTGCGCAGCGGCGGCGCCGGCCAGGGCGGCGCCAGCCTGTGGGGCGACGTGGTCCGCCACATGCTGATCATCGGGCTGGCGGCAGCGGTGGTGAACTGGGGGGTCCGCGACTACCTGGTCCGCGCCATGGCCCACCACCCGGGCCAGCGGGTGCAGATCTGGCAACGCGATGTCGCCACCCGCAGCCTTCTTCTGCTGCCGCCAGCCATGGTCGCCATGTGGCTGGCCCTGGCCTTGACCGCCGAACCCGGCCAGCGCCTTGGCAGCGCCGATGCCGTCCTGTCGGGCATCTGGCTGATCACCATGGTCACCGCCGGCCATTTCGAAAGCCTCGGCGTGCATCAGGGCCGGTTCATGGGCGGCTTCAAGGCCGATCTGGTGGTCGGCGCCGTGGTGATCGTGGTCTTGCTGCTGGCGGCGGTGGCCGATGGCGGGCGCCATCTGTCGCCCGGCCGGCTGCTGTTGCTGTTCACCCTGGCCGACATGGCGCGCACCGGCTGGCGGTTCCGGGTGTTCCGCGACACGGTCGGCCGGCCGCCACAGACACG
Coding sequences within:
- a CDS encoding lipopolysaccharide biosynthesis protein, whose translation is MPLADLADNRLMRRLHRLVGAGGQHLVPPLMALVASVLVVRSGGAGQGGASLWGDVVRHMLIIGLAAAVVNWGVRDYLVRAMAHHPGQRVQIWQRDVATRSLLLLPPAMVAMWLALALTAEPGQRLGSADAVLSGIWLITMVTAGHFESLGVHQGRFMGGFKADLVVGAVVIVVLLLAAVADGGRHLSPGRLLLLFTLADMARTGWRFRVFRDTVGRPPQTRPPGGGWQQMIDRDHLRRTWPFCLVALTGLLASRADTYLVGLYLPAADLGIYQVNASVFQAVQVISALMAMTATRSIYRLQAASVARMARRHLLIGAGLIAVAIPAAWGLLAVGMGFAVPPLLPVLGGFAALPGFYVLPVLLHGYRRGWERRIAWLSLGSTVVIVLAGMALIPRIGMVGAQAASLAGSLVQAAICMTVLRGRRPARS